In Candidatus Kaistella beijingensis, a genomic segment contains:
- the pepT gene encoding peptidase T: protein MITIDFNLEWKLKLQNRFINYVKIFSTSDPESETTPSTERQWDIAKYIFEELKTLGLSDVSLDENGYIYAYVPSNLDNDDEPVVGFISHYDTSPDFNGENVKPQIWDDYNGQDLVLNKETGFTLSPSKFESLKDYVGKTLITTDGTTLLGADDKAGIAEIVTAAEFLLANPDIKHGKIAIGFTPDEEIGRGAHKFDVKKFGAEWAYTMDGGEVGELEYENFNAAGAVVKIHGLSVHPGYAFGKMVNASLLAAEFIKMLPENETPATTKGFEGFYHLTDLKSDVSEAKIQYIIRDHDNDKFEARKKFITEKVEEFNKKFGEGTAEIEIKEQYRNMKQQFEGKMHIVDIAEQAMKDANIEPKIKAIRGGTDGAQLSYMGLPCPNIFAGGINFHGPYEYVALESMEKAVKVIVNIARAVKKR, encoded by the coding sequence ATGATCACCATAGATTTTAACCTCGAATGGAAACTGAAACTGCAAAACCGCTTTATTAACTATGTGAAAATCTTTTCCACAAGTGATCCCGAAAGTGAGACAACTCCCTCAACCGAAAGACAATGGGATATTGCCAAATATATTTTTGAAGAGTTGAAAACTTTAGGTTTAAGTGATGTTTCCCTTGATGAGAACGGATATATTTACGCTTATGTCCCTTCAAATCTTGACAATGATGACGAACCAGTTGTAGGATTTATTTCGCATTATGACACTTCACCTGACTTTAATGGGGAAAACGTGAAACCACAAATTTGGGACGATTACAACGGACAGGATTTGGTTTTAAATAAAGAAACAGGATTTACGCTTTCGCCATCAAAATTTGAAAGTCTAAAAGACTATGTGGGAAAAACTTTAATCACCACCGATGGAACCACACTTCTCGGTGCAGATGACAAAGCAGGAATCGCGGAAATTGTAACCGCAGCAGAATTCCTTCTTGCCAATCCAGACATTAAACACGGAAAAATTGCAATCGGCTTTACTCCCGATGAAGAAATCGGAAGAGGTGCTCATAAATTTGACGTAAAAAAATTCGGTGCAGAATGGGCATATACAATGGATGGCGGCGAAGTTGGTGAATTAGAATACGAAAATTTCAACGCTGCAGGAGCGGTCGTAAAAATCCACGGATTGAGTGTTCATCCCGGTTATGCCTTCGGGAAAATGGTGAACGCATCTTTGTTGGCAGCAGAATTCATCAAAATGCTGCCCGAAAACGAAACGCCTGCCACGACAAAAGGTTTTGAAGGTTTTTATCATTTGACGGATTTAAAATCTGATGTTTCCGAAGCGAAAATTCAGTATATTATTCGTGATCACGACAACGATAAGTTTGAAGCAAGAAAAAAATTCATCACCGAAAAAGTAGAAGAATTCAACAAAAAATTTGGCGAAGGAACTGCGGAAATCGAAATTAAGGAACAATACCGCAACATGAAGCAGCAATTTGAAGGTAAAATGCACATTGTCGACATTGCAGAACAGGCGATGAAAGACGCAAACATAGAACCTAAAATCAAAGCAATTCGCGGCGGAACTGACGGTGCACAACTTTCCTACATGGGATTACCTTGTCCGAATATTTTTGCGGGCGGAATTAATTTCCACGGACCTTACGAATATGTTGCTTTGGAATCAATGGAAAAAGCGGTGAAAGTGATTGTAAATATAGCGAGAGCGGTGAAGAAGAGATAA
- a CDS encoding site-specific integrase, with amino-acid sequence MVSYTFTLAPKANKTGERSIIISFIKDRKNTSLSIGKTCKEKDWSFDACRLKTSHPNHANLNKFIERRIKIIDEIIDDFDKNGIYFTLPDLINKLKTSSGQSISLTYTSFHEDLIRNLLASDKTGTAKVEKDTLNALQRFFGKKDISFNELDYSNLKKFEAYCISRGNRESSIAIRMRTLRSVFNQAIRNQVITEKQYPFRHYKISKLKESGKKEYLNEEEIEKLKKYEPKDEKLSFAKDMFLFSYYARGINFLDLIKLEKKFLNIDRIDYIRSKTGVPVSFKINDYARNIMEKYKSEDSSKFIFNIMNTEKPTQIYLKNRSKKVLTYYVNMQLKEIMKELQIKKNISYYCARHSFATVLKFNNISIETIREALGQKDIRSTMSYLNSLPDNKLDKIIDEVLK; translated from the coding sequence ATGGTAAGTTACACCTTTACACTTGCTCCAAAAGCGAATAAAACAGGGGAGAGAAGTATCATAATTTCATTTATAAAAGACCGCAAAAACACAAGTCTTTCAATCGGGAAAACTTGCAAGGAGAAGGACTGGAGTTTTGACGCTTGTCGTCTGAAAACTTCGCATCCCAATCACGCTAACCTCAACAAATTTATTGAGCGCAGAATTAAGATCATTGACGAGATTATCGACGATTTCGATAAAAATGGAATCTACTTCACGCTTCCTGATCTCATCAATAAACTAAAGACGAGCAGCGGACAAAGCATTTCCTTAACCTATACGAGTTTCCACGAAGATTTGATTAGAAATCTTTTGGCATCGGATAAAACCGGAACAGCGAAAGTGGAAAAAGATACTCTGAATGCGCTGCAACGGTTCTTTGGCAAAAAAGACATTAGCTTTAATGAATTGGATTATTCTAACTTGAAAAAATTTGAAGCCTATTGCATTTCTCGCGGGAATAGGGAGTCCAGTATCGCGATTAGAATGCGGACTTTGCGTTCGGTTTTTAATCAAGCCATTAGAAACCAAGTAATTACGGAAAAACAATATCCTTTTAGGCATTATAAAATTTCAAAACTGAAGGAAAGTGGGAAAAAGGAGTATCTGAATGAAGAAGAAATAGAAAAACTCAAGAAATATGAGCCAAAAGACGAAAAACTTTCTTTTGCAAAAGATATGTTTTTGTTCAGTTATTATGCAAGAGGAATCAACTTTTTGGATTTGATTAAGTTGGAAAAAAAATTCTTGAATATTGATCGTATTGATTATATCCGCAGTAAAACAGGCGTTCCGGTGAGTTTTAAAATCAATGATTACGCTCGGAATATCATGGAAAAATACAAATCCGAAGACAGTTCAAAGTTCATTTTCAACATAATGAATACCGAAAAGCCAACGCAGATTTACCTAAAAAACAGATCCAAAAAAGTGCTGACCTATTATGTGAATATGCAGTTAAAAGAAATAATGAAAGAACTGCAAATCAAGAAGAATATCTCTTATTACTGCGCCCGTCACTCGTTTGCCACAGTTTTGAAGTTCAATAATATTTCAATTGAGACTATTCGCGAAGCACTTGGGCAAAAAGATATAAGATCTACAATGTCTTATTTAAACAGTCTTCCGGATAATAAATTGGATAAGATTATTGACGAGGTTTTGAAGTAA
- a CDS encoding nucleotidyl transferase AbiEii/AbiGii toxin family protein, with protein sequence MTNKFLALPQSTRVLAFTQVAEKRGITPFAVEKDWWVSQTLKAVFELDVAEHLVFKGGTSLSKAWHLIERFSEDIDLAIEREFLGFEGSLTKNKKTKLRKASGQYISEVFYLELQEKFKEKGLENVTFSLAETQNSDQDPRIINIFYPNIIEVTEYLKPRVQIEVGCRSLIEPFTMKKISAMVDDEYPEQSFSEKSKEIPSVNPERTFLEKIFLLHEEFQKTAEKIRVDRLSRHLYDLYALSKTEYAESALQNKELYETIVKHRMEFAKISGIDYSLHRPATINPIPPENIIELWGKDYAKMREEMVYGENRPTFSEIIETLKKLKDKINSLNWEMI encoded by the coding sequence ATGACAAATAAATTTTTAGCCCTTCCCCAATCAACGAGGGTCCTTGCTTTTACACAAGTTGCCGAAAAAAGAGGAATAACACCGTTTGCCGTGGAAAAAGACTGGTGGGTATCGCAAACTTTGAAAGCGGTTTTTGAATTGGATGTAGCCGAGCATTTGGTTTTCAAAGGTGGCACCTCGCTGAGCAAGGCGTGGCACCTCATAGAAAGGTTTTCCGAAGACATTGATTTGGCCATCGAAAGAGAGTTTCTTGGCTTCGAAGGAAGTTTGACTAAAAACAAGAAAACCAAATTAAGGAAGGCTTCCGGCCAATATATCAGCGAGGTTTTTTATTTAGAATTACAGGAAAAATTTAAAGAGAAAGGCTTGGAAAATGTCACTTTCTCGTTGGCCGAAACCCAGAATTCCGATCAGGATCCTCGTATTATCAATATTTTTTATCCAAATATAATTGAAGTTACGGAATATCTGAAGCCGAGAGTTCAAATAGAAGTCGGGTGCCGTTCATTGATTGAGCCATTTACGATGAAAAAAATTTCCGCGATGGTTGATGATGAATATCCAGAGCAGAGTTTTTCGGAGAAAAGCAAAGAAATACCATCCGTTAATCCGGAAAGGACTTTTTTAGAAAAAATTTTCCTTCTGCATGAAGAGTTTCAGAAAACCGCTGAGAAAATAAGGGTAGATCGGCTCAGCCGCCATTTGTACGATCTATATGCTCTTTCAAAAACAGAATATGCAGAAAGTGCCCTACAGAATAAGGAACTCTATGAAACCATTGTAAAGCACAGAATGGAGTTTGCCAAAATCTCCGGTATCGACTATAGCCTGCACAGGCCAGCCACAATAAACCCTATTCCACCAGAAAATATCATTGAATTATGGGGAAAAGATTATGCCAAAATGCGAGAAGAAATGGTTTATGGCGAAAACAGACCAACTTTTTCTGAAATAATTGAAACTCTTAAAAAACTGAAAGATAAAATCAACAGCCTCAATTGGGAAATGATTTAA
- a CDS encoding DUF6088 family protein produces MQSIDDKILVKIKKAKRGTLFFIEDFLAFGNARAVAKALERLVNNGGISRVARGIYAVLQTDPVLGNIQPSAEQIAEVIRKRDKARIIPTGILALNALGLSTQIPLNLVYLTDGSARTVDLGKRKIKFKRTSPKNLAAIGEISGLVIQALKEIGKDNVTQQEKDLVIEKLKKENPYRLEHDIRLAPEWIRIIMRNAINKNNDK; encoded by the coding sequence ATGCAAAGCATTGATGATAAAATACTTGTAAAAATAAAAAAAGCGAAGAGGGGTACGCTGTTTTTTATTGAAGACTTTCTTGCTTTCGGCAATGCCAGAGCAGTTGCAAAAGCATTGGAAAGATTGGTCAATAACGGCGGTATTTCCCGTGTCGCGAGGGGGATTTACGCTGTTTTACAAACGGATCCAGTTTTGGGAAATATTCAGCCTTCTGCCGAACAGATTGCAGAGGTAATTCGCAAAAGAGACAAGGCGCGCATTATTCCAACGGGAATTCTGGCGCTCAATGCACTAGGACTCTCCACCCAGATTCCCCTCAATTTGGTGTATCTTACAGACGGTTCTGCACGAACAGTTGATCTCGGCAAAAGAAAAATAAAATTCAAAAGAACAAGCCCGAAAAACCTCGCTGCGATTGGTGAAATAAGCGGACTTGTAATCCAAGCTTTGAAAGAAATCGGGAAGGACAATGTCACTCAACAGGAAAAGGATTTAGTTATAGAAAAACTTAAAAAGGAAAATCCATACCGCTTGGAACACGACATTCGCCTTGCGCCAGAATGGATTAGGATAATAATGCGGAACGCCATAAATAAAAATAATGACAAATAA
- a CDS encoding heavy metal translocating P-type ATPase: protein MAKKKLNLRDIGTEKHAGEHSHDAGHNHDNTDKTTLQMFLPAIISFTLLIIAIALDNWITQNWFNGWVRIAWYVVAYIPVGLPVLRDAFDSIRKSDFFSEFFLMSIATIGAFAIGEFPEGVAVMLFYAVGEVFQTLAVQRAKTNIKTLLDQRPDEVTVVKDNQSTTVKAESVEIGDIIQLKSGEKLGLDGELLSEKGSFNTAALTGESKPDSKEKGEIVLAGMINLNTVVQVKVTTAYKDSKLSKILELVQNATSQKAPTELFIRKFAKIYTPIVVLLAILITIIPFFFVQDYTFSKWLYRALVFLVISCPCALVISIPLGYFGGIGAASRNGILFKGSNFLDALAEVKNVVMDKTGTMTEGVFKVQTVNLKQEFDRDLILKLVNVIENSSTHPVATAIHAHLGEPDHTIILDNVEEIAGHGLKGSYQGKQLLVGNFKLMDKFNIQYDVNPNDIVETLIAIAYEGKFAGYLTIADSIKEDAAETVQKLTSLGVKVTMLSGDKTTVVKAVAQKLGIQNAFGDLLPEDKVNKVKELKSRDETVAFVGDGVNDAPVVALSDVGIAMGGLGSDATIETADVVIQDDKPSKIPMAINIGKQTKKIVWQNIALAFGVKAVVLVLGAGGLATMWEAVFADVGVALLAILNAVRIQKMKF, encoded by the coding sequence ATGGCAAAAAAGAAATTAAACTTAAGGGATATTGGAACGGAAAAACATGCCGGAGAGCATTCCCACGATGCTGGACATAATCACGATAATACGGACAAAACAACGTTACAAATGTTTTTGCCCGCCATTATATCATTCACATTATTAATAATTGCTATTGCTTTAGATAATTGGATTACCCAAAATTGGTTTAATGGATGGGTAAGGATTGCCTGGTATGTTGTAGCGTATATTCCCGTGGGATTACCAGTTTTAAGAGATGCGTTTGATAGTATAAGAAAAAGTGATTTCTTTTCAGAATTTTTTTTGATGAGTATCGCTACGATTGGTGCGTTCGCCATTGGAGAATTTCCTGAAGGTGTAGCAGTGATGCTTTTCTATGCTGTGGGTGAAGTTTTTCAAACACTTGCAGTACAGAGAGCAAAAACTAATATAAAAACACTATTAGACCAAAGACCAGATGAAGTTACCGTTGTTAAAGATAATCAATCAACAACTGTAAAAGCGGAATCTGTAGAGATTGGCGACATAATCCAACTAAAATCTGGCGAAAAGTTGGGTTTAGACGGCGAGTTATTATCTGAAAAAGGGTCTTTTAATACAGCGGCACTCACAGGAGAAAGCAAACCAGATTCTAAAGAAAAAGGCGAAATAGTTTTAGCAGGAATGATCAATCTGAACACCGTGGTTCAGGTGAAAGTAACTACCGCATACAAGGATAGTAAACTTTCCAAAATATTAGAATTGGTGCAAAATGCAACTTCACAAAAAGCACCCACAGAATTATTTATTAGAAAATTTGCAAAAATCTACACGCCCATCGTTGTATTATTGGCAATTCTCATTACAATTATTCCATTCTTTTTCGTACAGGATTACACCTTCAGTAAGTGGTTGTATAGAGCACTTGTTTTCTTGGTAATCAGTTGTCCGTGTGCTTTGGTAATTAGTATTCCACTAGGATACTTTGGTGGCATTGGTGCCGCAAGCAGAAATGGAATTTTATTTAAGGGCAGTAACTTTCTGGATGCGTTGGCAGAGGTCAAAAATGTGGTTATGGATAAGACCGGAACCATGACTGAGGGCGTCTTTAAAGTACAGACCGTCAATCTAAAGCAGGAATTTGACCGGGATTTAATTCTAAAATTAGTGAATGTAATCGAAAATTCATCAACCCATCCGGTTGCAACTGCCATTCACGCTCATCTCGGTGAACCCGACCATACTATAATTCTCGACAATGTAGAAGAAATAGCGGGACATGGCCTGAAGGGATCGTATCAGGGAAAACAGTTGCTCGTAGGAAACTTTAAACTGATGGATAAATTCAATATCCAATATGATGTAAATCCAAACGATATTGTAGAAACATTGATTGCCATTGCTTATGAAGGCAAATTTGCGGGATACCTTACCATTGCGGATAGCATCAAAGAAGACGCTGCCGAAACTGTACAGAAACTTACCAGTTTAGGTGTCAAAGTTACAATGTTGAGCGGCGATAAAACTACCGTGGTAAAAGCAGTGGCACAAAAACTGGGTATCCAGAATGCTTTTGGCGATTTGTTGCCGGAAGATAAAGTGAATAAGGTAAAAGAGCTAAAATCGCGGGATGAAACGGTTGCATTTGTTGGCGACGGAGTCAACGATGCGCCGGTTGTAGCTTTAAGTGATGTTGGCATAGCGATGGGTGGCCTTGGGAGTGATGCCACCATTGAAACCGCTGATGTGGTAATTCAGGACGACAAACCTTCAAAAATTCCAATGGCCATTAATATTGGCAAGCAAACCAAAAAAATTGTTTGGCAGAACATCGCGTTGGCCTTTGGAGTAAAAGCAGTGGTGTTGGTATTAGGAGCAGGGGGGTTAGCCACGATGTGGGAAGCAGTCTTTGCAGATGTGGGCGTAGCATTGCTTGCCATACTAAATGCGGTAAGGATTCAGAAAATGAAATTTTAA
- a CDS encoding ZIP family metal transporter yields the protein MISIYLYALIPVVSILLGGITGLFKKPNAGFRSSVLHFAGGVVFSVVAVELLPDIIKNHRPIEVGIGFGLGIATMLAVKYFSEKFQKNAEKSAVKNSLPMGLLVALAIDLLIDGVLLGVGFAAGSTEGILLSIALALEIFSLGLAVVLACMDLNFSKQKSLTILLVLGACFFVGAVLGITLLAGLSQEWLELVLSFGLAALLFLVTEELLKEAHEEKETLLQTSMFFVGFLIFLLVGMVV from the coding sequence ATGATTTCAATTTATTTATACGCCTTAATTCCAGTTGTTTCCATTTTATTGGGCGGGATTACCGGATTATTTAAAAAACCAAACGCGGGTTTTCGGAGTTCTGTGTTGCATTTTGCGGGCGGAGTGGTTTTTTCAGTTGTTGCAGTGGAACTTCTGCCGGATATTATTAAAAATCACAGGCCTATTGAAGTGGGAATTGGTTTCGGACTGGGCATCGCGACGATGTTGGCTGTAAAATATTTTTCAGAAAAATTTCAAAAAAACGCTGAAAAATCGGCAGTAAAAAATTCTTTGCCGATGGGACTTCTGGTGGCATTGGCCATCGATTTACTAATAGATGGCGTGCTTCTCGGCGTTGGTTTTGCGGCTGGAAGCACCGAAGGAATTCTGCTTTCCATCGCTTTGGCTCTCGAAATTTTTTCTCTGGGATTAGCAGTAGTTTTGGCTTGTATGGATTTAAATTTTTCAAAACAAAAAAGCCTGACTATTTTATTAGTTTTGGGTGCCTGCTTCTTTGTCGGAGCCGTTTTAGGAATTACATTATTAGCAGGATTATCACAGGAATGGCTGGAATTGGTGCTGTCTTTCGGTCTCGCTGCTTTATTATTTTTGGTAACTGAAGAATTATTGAAAGAAGCGCACGAAGAAAAAGAAACACTTTTGCAGACGAGTATGTTTTTTGTAGGATTTTTAATATTTCTACTGGTAGGAATGGTAGTTTAA
- a CDS encoding efflux RND transporter periplasmic adaptor subunit yields MNKSKYLYILILGFLLSACNSDKKEETAVTANVEVPHDANSVEFSEEQYKSVGMELGNITNTNLSNYIKASGAIEVPPQNLTSITSSFGGHVKSMNVIEGKYIGKGTVVATIENPEFLQIQQDYMESNSQMSYLRQDLARQKELVKENIAARKSLQRAQSEYNSMSARVAGLRARLQVANINPASVARGNISSRANIYAPQSGYVTKVYTNIGKYVGTNEVVADIANTGNMMVKVQVFEKDVAKIKIGQIIRFQATGDAEEKTAKVYLIGKDIHGDRTVDVLARIQNVSQNLLPGMFVNAIIELGSMETPALPDAAIVGSGGKNFIFILEKTLEKTKDKDGKEKEKQYIFRKVEVQTGVSENGFTAVTLPAKFNESDKVVLKGAYDLLSKMNNMEEEE; encoded by the coding sequence ATGAACAAATCAAAATATTTATATATCCTCATTTTAGGTTTTTTATTGTCAGCCTGTAACTCTGATAAAAAGGAAGAAACAGCAGTCACGGCAAATGTAGAAGTTCCGCACGATGCAAATAGCGTAGAATTTAGTGAAGAGCAGTACAAAAGTGTGGGAATGGAACTGGGAAATATAACCAATACTAATCTTTCCAATTATATAAAAGCCTCCGGAGCTATTGAAGTTCCACCGCAAAATCTGACCAGTATCACCTCTTCTTTTGGAGGTCATGTAAAATCCATGAACGTAATCGAAGGAAAATATATTGGAAAAGGAACCGTGGTGGCAACGATAGAAAATCCTGAATTTCTACAGATACAGCAGGATTACATGGAAAGCAATAGTCAGATGTCTTATTTAAGACAGGATCTTGCACGCCAAAAAGAACTGGTAAAAGAAAATATTGCAGCCAGAAAATCTTTACAGCGGGCGCAAAGTGAGTATAACAGTATGTCTGCACGGGTTGCCGGATTACGGGCAAGACTTCAGGTTGCGAACATCAATCCTGCTTCTGTTGCAAGAGGTAACATATCTTCGCGCGCCAACATTTATGCACCGCAAAGCGGATACGTAACAAAAGTATATACCAATATTGGAAAATATGTTGGAACTAATGAGGTTGTCGCAGATATTGCAAATACAGGTAATATGATGGTAAAAGTGCAGGTTTTTGAAAAAGATGTTGCAAAAATAAAAATTGGTCAAATTATTCGATTTCAGGCTACTGGTGACGCCGAGGAAAAAACTGCTAAAGTTTATCTGATAGGGAAAGATATACACGGAGACAGAACTGTAGATGTTTTGGCAAGAATTCAGAATGTATCTCAAAATCTGTTGCCGGGAATGTTTGTCAATGCTATCATAGAACTTGGATCTATGGAAACGCCGGCATTACCAGATGCGGCAATTGTAGGTTCCGGAGGTAAGAATTTTATTTTTATTTTAGAAAAAACTTTAGAAAAAACCAAAGATAAAGATGGGAAGGAAAAAGAAAAACAATATATCTTTAGGAAGGTAGAAGTGCAAACCGGTGTAAGCGAAAATGGTTTTACTGCGGTTACTTTGCCTGCAAAATTTAATGAATCCGATAAAGTAGTTTTAAAAGGGGCATATGACCTGCTTTCTAAAATGAATAATATGGAGGAAGAGGAGTAA